A single genomic interval of Hevea brasiliensis isolate MT/VB/25A 57/8 chromosome 4, ASM3005281v1, whole genome shotgun sequence harbors:
- the LOC110644804 gene encoding uncharacterized protein LOC110644804, producing MSCLACFASCCATMTCGLCTSVASGVSRKSARLAYCGLFGLSLIVSWIFREVAAPLLEKLPWIKSSDAHSKEWYQIQAVLRVSLGNFLFFAIFALIMIGVKDQNDRRDSWHHGGWIAKMVIWLLLVVLMFFMPNVIISIYGTISKFGAGLFLLVQVVILLDFTHSWNDASVEKDERKWYIALLVVSVACYLAAFTFSGILFLWFNPSGHDCGLNVFFIVMTMIIAFAFAIIALHPTVNGSLLPASVISVYCAYVCYTGLSSEPRDYVCNGLHNKTKAVSTSTLVLGMLTTVLSVLYSAVRAGSSTTFLSPPSSPKSSAAKKPLLEEELEEGKEKKEKEAQPVSYSYTFFHLVFALASMYSAMLLSGWTNSSESSDLIDVGWMSVWVRICTEWVTAALYVWTLLAPLLFPDREFF from the exons ATGTCGTGCCTGGCCTGCTTCGCCTCATGCTGTGCAACTATGACCTGTGGCCTCTGCACATCAGTGGCCTCGGGTGTATCCAGGAAATCCGCAAGACTCGCTTACTGTGGTCTCTTTGGTCTTTCTCTGATCGTTTCTTGGATTTTCAGAGAAGTTGCTGCTCCGCTCTTGGAGAAACTCCCTT GGATAAAATCTTCTGATGCTCACTCAAAGGAATGGTATCAAATACAGGCAGTACTTCGCGTGAGCTTGGGCAATTTCTTATTTTTCGCAATATTTGCTCTAATAATGATTGGCGTGAAAGACCAAAATGATAGACGTGACTCTTGGCACCATGGTGGATGGATTGCAAAGATGGTGATCTGGCTTTTACTGGTTGTCCTCATGTTTTTCATGCCCAACGTCATTATCTCAATCTATG GAACTATATCAAAATTTGGAGCAGGGCTATTTTTGTTGGTTCAAGTGGTTATATTGCTAGACTTTACACACTCATGGAATGATGCATCGGTTGAGAAAGATGAACGGAAATG GTATATTGCTTTACTTGTTGTATCAGTTGCGTGCTACCTTGCAGCGTTCACATTTTCTGGCATTTTGTTTTTATGGTTCAACCCATCAGGGCATGACTGTGGCCTCAATGTCTTCTTCATTGTCATGACCATGATCATTGCATTTGCTTTTGCTATAATCGCATTACATCCCACG GTTAATGGAAGCCTCTTGCCTGCTTCAGTGATTTCGGTGTATTGTGCTTATGTTTGCTACACGGGTCTCTCCAGTGAACCACGTGACTATGTGTGCAATGGTCTTCACAACAAAACAAAAGCAGTCTCCACAAGTACACTTGTGCTTGGGATGCTTACGACAGTTCTCTCAGTCCTATACTCTGCTGTTCGTGCTGGTTCTTCAACAACATTTCTATCACCACCATCTTCACCTAAGTCATCAG CTGCAAAGAAACCTCTTCTCGAAGAAGAGTtggaagaaggaaaagaaaagaaggaaaaagaagCGCAGCCTGTTAGTTATTCGTATACATTCTTCCACCTGGTATTTGCCTTGGCCAGCATGTACTCAGCAATGCTTCTTTCGGGATGGACGAACTCATCCGAAAGCTCTGACCTGATTGACGTGGGGTGGATGTCAGTTTGGGTTCGGATATGCACTGAATGGGTCACTGCTGCACTCTATGTGTGGACCCTTTTAGCCCCATTGCTTTTCCCTGATCGTGAGTTCTTCTAG